The sequence below is a genomic window from Arthrobacter sp. U41.
TCTTCCCTGGTTAGAAGTGTTTCGTGCGCCTTTTCACCGTGACGCGTACCGATGACGTTAATTTCGGAATCGGAGTTGAAGAGAGTCTTCATCGCGGTAGCCAGGTCGCCTACCGTCGACGCGTCCGCCTTCTGTACAAACAAGTCACCCTGGTTAGCATGCTCGAAGGCAAAAAGGACCAGTTTGACGGCTTCGTCGAGGTTCATCAAGAAGCGGGTCATGTGAGGATCCGTCACGGTGAGCGGCTTACCGGCGCGGATCTGGTCCGCGAACAACGGGATGACAGACCCACGCGAAGCCATAACGTTTCCGTACCGGGTGCAGGAGATCAGGGTCTCGCTGGCTTCAACGTTCCGGGATTTGGCGATGACAATCTTCTCCATCATGGCCTTGGACGTTCCCATGGCATTGATCGGATAGGCCGCCTTGTCGGTGGACAAGCAGACAACCTTCTTCACTCCTGCGTCGATGGCAGCCGTGAGGACGTTGTCCGTGCCGAGGACGTTGGTCCTCACCGCCTCCATGGGAAAGAATTCACAGGACGGGACCTGCTTCAGGGCTGCTGCATGAAAGATATAGTCCACACCGCGCACTGCTTCGCGGACGCTCTCAATGTTGCGAACGTCTCCGATGTAAAACTTGAGCTTGTCGTTGTTGTAAGCCTTGCGCATGTCATCCTGCTTCTTCTCATCGCGGGAGAAGATGCGGATCTCGCCTATGTCTGTGTGCAGGAAGTGCTTCAGAACCGTGTTGCCAAAGGAGCCAGTCCCCCCGGTAATCAAAAGTGTCTTGCCCTTGAACAACTTGTCTCCTCAGGTCGGCAGATAGTGGCGGCTGCGAGCGTGGCTGCAACCGTTAGATGATATCAGCGGCTTGCGTTTGCGCCGTTGACGGGCCCCTGGTGGTTGCCGTGACTGGCCATGGCCAAATTCGGCTCGTACAGGTTTCGGCGTAGAATCGCAATCATGCTTAGCCCAATAACCCGTCGCGTGCTCGTGATCATGCCGGCCTGGAACGAAGGCGAATCCGTGGGAAACACGGTTTCGGAGGTACTCGCCCTAGACGAAGGATATGACGTCCTGGTAGTCGACGACGGATCGAAGGACGCCACCGCGTCGATCGCCGCCTCGGCTGGTGCGACCGTCCTTCGGCTACCTTTCAATATGGGTGTGGGCGGTGCCATGCGCGCTGGCTTCAAGTATGCGGATCGTTACGACTACGATGCTGTCATCCAGGTGGACGCGGACGGCCAGCACAATCCGCGGGAAATAGCGGCGGTCCTCAAAGGGCTTGAAATAGCAGATATTTCCATCGGTGCGCGCTTCGCGGCCAAGGGCGACTACAAAGTCTCCGGACCACGGCGCTGGGCTATGGTGTTCCTGGCTACCGTAATCTCCGCATTGGCGCACACGAAGCTAACAGATGTAACCTCGGGGTTCCGGGCGGGCAACAAACGCGCCATCGCACAGTATCTGGATCACTATCCGGCTGAGTACTTGGGGGACACAATCGACTCTTTGGTCGTAGCTGTTAAGTCCGGCTGCACAGTCACCCAGATACCGGTGGCGATGCGTCCTCGCCAGGGAGGGACTCCTAGCCACAATCCAGCCAAGTCCGCCCTTTACCTCCTGCGCTCAGTGTTTGCTCTCCTATTTGCCGTGACTCGAAGCCGGTCCCAAATCGCCACACAGGAAGGCCCTGCCTGATGGGAAGCACCCTTGCCCCGTTTATTTTCGCTTTGGTAATGGTGGGGATCGTGCTGGAGCTCGTCCGGCGTAAGGTCTTTCGCGAAAAGTATGCGGCCCTCTGGCTAATCATCGGGGCGAGTGCGCTGGTCCTAGCTGGCTGGCCTGGATTGCTGTCCGACCTCAGCAGGCTCCTGGGCGTCCAGGTTGCGTCAAACCTGCTATTTGCACTCTGTATCGTGCTTCTACTCGGGGTATGTCTCCATCTTTCGTGGGAACTCTCAGTGGTCGAGGACGAGAATCGAACATTGGCTGAAGAGGTGGCCATACTGAGGGCCGCAGTGGAGCGACTGGATGCCCAGCTGAATCGTTTGGGCCTAGCCGATGAAGTCCCCGACAAGTCCGTGCGGATGCCAAACGGATCCCATACGACGGGTAAACCCGAAGATTGACTCGACCACCCCCACAACAAGTGGGCCACTCCTCGTAGCGTAGAATTTGATGGTCCATCTTGATACTCCTTGGATTACGGCGTACGCCCCCAAGGAAATACAACGGTCGTGAGTTACCGGGGATCCCTGTAACCACCTCTACCCGGGGGAATCCGTGAGCAGCCCAGTCCTTGACAGAGCCCACAAAGTCGGGCGGCGGGCACTCCAGCATTCGTCTGCCAGGTCCCAACCTCGTGGGGCGCGTCTGGCGGTCTTGTGGTTCGTGGTTGCGCTAGTCTCCGCGACGAGCTTTGTGGCAGTCGTTGCCATTAGGTCCATCGGTGGCCTGACTGGGTGGCGCTATCTTGTCGTCCTTGCCCTCATGATGGTAATGACCCCGGTCGCCAGGAACTTGTCCCAACGGATTTTAATCGTCGTAGTCCTCCTGGCTGGAACAGCACCGTTCATGTGGTGGTTCACTGCCGACGTGACATATCTCGACCGCGGAACAACCCTGTTCGCACTGACAGCCGCCTCCCTCACCGGCGCATTGGCTCATTCCGCGGTCTTCCGGTTACCTTTCCGGCGCTTCCTACCTCACATACATGTGGTCGATGCCCTGCCGGTAGTTGCCGCTGCCGCATCGACCTGGGTTGTTCAGACCTTACTTTTCACAAAATCCCTAGAATCCACAGTCCTCATACTCACTCGCTCTTGGGATTTCGCCCCGCACTTCAACATGTTCAACATGATCCGAAACCACGGTTCAGTAATTGCATTGCTGCCCTCTGCGCCAGATGGAAGCCAATGGTCCGCTGCGTCTTATCCACAGGGGTACCACGCGCTGCTGGCTACTCTAGCTGAGGTTGTGTCGGGCAGCGAAGCCAGCGACGTCGCACGCGAATCCATCCTCTTCCTCAGGCTTGTCGGAGTAGTAACGGTCCTCGGCACTCTGCTCGTTGTCGCGTCCCTCACATCTCTGCCCGTCTTTCGCCGAAGTCTCCTGGTGACCCTGCCTTATGTGAGTATTGCGGCCACCGCTTGGATTGTCGGGCCCGGGGCCATCCCGGTATTCGGAGCGTTCCCCAATTTTGGGTTAGGCGTCGCCCTCTGCGTGGCCGTCGTCGTCATTGTGCAACTGCGCCGCTTGGTGCACCCGGTGGCGTCTACGGCCCTGCTGGTCATGGCCGTGACTGCTGTGGCGCACGGCTGGATACTACTGCTTGTTCTCTGCCTTCCCAGCGTCCTCGTATATGTTGCCCACCTCTTCTGGCATCGGCGAGAACTCGGTTGGCGTAAGTTGGCTCTTCAGTCGGCAGTTCTAGCGGTTGGCATGGCTGGAGTCCTTGGCGCAGTCTGGCAACTCCGGAAGTTGTCTGCTGGCGACGTCCTTACGACAACGGGGGGCATAGCCCAAGCTGATACAGGCGTGGCTGTGCTTTGCATCATTGCCAACGCCTTCGTTGCCCTGGCGTTCTATTCGCGGCGGAAAGTGGGACAAGCGGAGGACCGGCGCGGAACGCTAACGTCGCTTCATGTGCTGGCAACACCTCTATTTGCTGCGATTCTCCTTATCGCCTTGGCTGCCTTCCAGCTGATGAGTCCAGCGGGAATTACCTACTATTTCTACAAGTCTTTCCTCGCCGTCGAGCTCGTCGCTATCGTTTGCACAGTAATCGGTGCGGCAGAACTGTGGTCTCCGCTCCTGGCGTCCCATACTGAGCGCAAGTCCTTTATTGCCGCCTCCCTTTTGACTTCACTGGGCGCGACACACTTCTTCGGTTTGCCCTTCACAGGGCTCAGCGACAGAGGGTTGTCGCCTACCGCCCACGGATCCGTAGGGGTCCTGCAACAGGCCGATGCGCTATCGGAGCCTTCGCCGCAGCTGGTCCAAAAATTGGCCAGAATGGCCGCTCTCAGCAATGAGCGTCCTTTCATCTACGTTGGCTTCGATGAAGGCTTTGACCCTCAGTTGGCGGCCCAGTGGTCGCTCACCCTTCAGGGGACCTGGACCGAGTCCATCCACACCGCAATTCCAATGGTTAGGCCGTTGTACAAGGGACCCTCCCATGTACCCGAGTCCATCGACGCTGTTCTCACGTCTCTTCCCGACGTAGACGTAGTGGTCAATCCTGAGTTAGTTCCCGAGTTGCGGGCCTGGCGGCCACAGTACGCGTCCAGGATCATCACGTATTAGGGGGCCCGACGGGCGACTGGGACGATGCGTCGCCGAGCGCGGACGCCCAAAACCCTCAGGCAAGTAAGTCTGGCAACGAAAAGGCCACCTCCTGACTGCAGGAGGTGGCCTTCAGACAGTGGGTTAGCGGTCCCTATTGACGAAGATTCCGGCCCGTTGGTGGTGGGTGTGGGCAGTCGATCGGATGAAATTTACTACCCGACGCGAAGTGTCGCTTATCTGGTAGTCCGCCGGAATTACCGGCGGTCCATCCGTCTCAAACTGATCCAGAACGATCCCAATGGCGTCAACAATTGCGTCGGCCTTGACCCCGGTCGTGATGATGGCAGCGGTATCGAGAGACTCGGGCCGCTCAATTGCATCCCTCAGAGTGACGGCGGGGAAGCCCAGCAGAGAGGACTCCTCGCTAATCGTTCCGCTGTCGGAGAGGACCAGTTTTGCCTCCTGCTGCAGCCTGACGTAGTCGTTAAAGCCGAAAGGAGGATGGAAACGCAATCCTCGCTTAAGCTCTTCTGGCTGTTCCTCCAGACGCTTCCGTGTCCGCGGGTGCGTGGAGACGAGGACGGGGAGTCCATAGCGCTCACTGACGGACTGGAGAGCCTTCAGAATCTCAGCAAGGCGCTCAGGACTGTCGACGTTTTCTTCCCGATGCACGCTGACCATGAAATATCCGCCGGTGATAAGCTCCTGGCGCTTGAGGACATCACTGGCCGCAATGGCGTCGGCATTGCCCAGCAATACCTCCTTCATGGGGGAACCTGTGAGAAGAAGCCGGGACGGGTGGAGCCCTTCCGACAGCAGGTTGCGGCGAGCATGCTCGGTGTACACCAGGTTGTAGTCGGCAACATGGTCAACGAGTTTGCGGTTGGTTTCCTCGGGAACGTTCTCGTCAAAGCAACGGTTGCCGGCCTCCATGTGGTAAACCGGGATCTTCAAGCGCTTGGCCATAAGGGCGGAAATGCAACTGTTGGTGTCTCCCAGGACAACCATTGCATCTGGCTTCTCCTGAAGGAGCACCTGCTCAGTCTTCGCCAGGATCGATCCGAGGACGGCTCCCAGAGAAGATGTGTCCGCTGCCAAGAAATGATCAGGCTTGCGGAGTCCCAAGTCTTCGAAAAAGACTTCGTTCAACTCATAGTCGTAGTTCTGGCCGGTGTGCACCAAAACGTGGTCCGTGCTTCTGTCCAGGCGTCGAATTGTGGCAGCCAGACGAATTATTTCGGGCCTTGTCCCAACAATAGTCAAAACTTTTAGCCTGCGGCCAGCGTCGGTCATACTTCCTCCGGGAAAGTGTCGGGAGAGGCTGGATCAAAGATTTCATTGACCCAGAACATCGTATATAGCTTATCGGATCCAATATTTGTGATCTTGTGCGACCACATCGTTGGCATGTCGATAGCGACAGGATTCTGCCCGTCGACGTGATAACTAACAACTTCATCAGTGAAAAGTTTTCGCATGGAAATTTCAGCGGTTCCCGACAAAACGGTGAATCGTTCAATCTTGCGACGGTGGTAGTGCTGCCCTCGGGTCACGCCGGATACTGTCGTCGAGAACGACGACTGACCCTCGCCTCCACCGCTGCGGACCACTTCGAAGAATGCTCCACGGGCGTCTTCCTTCCGGTCCAGAGAAATCGGGAGCCGATCGCCCACTAGGAAGGAGCGGTAGGTATTGAACATGTCTCGCTCAAAAGGCCCGGAAATATCGGGAATCGTCCCGGTGGAGTATTGAGCCGCAGTCTCTTGGATCAAGGCAGCAACCTCGCTGACCAACTTCGTCGTGGCGAGTCCCAGCGCGTCCTCCGGTTCGTGAAGCCCGAGGAGGACCTCCGCGGCCGTCTGAGCGTGCAGCAGCGTCAGTGCCTTGTCATCCTGAATCTGCAGTGACTTGCCGTCGGCTGCAAGGTGGCAGAACGTGGCGACGACCGAGTTGTAAAAGGGGAGCCCATGTTCGCCGAAAAGGTTGGGGAGCTTGACGTCAACGAATCGAGCGCCGGCGTTCCTAGCCGCTTCCTCCAGGATATTTCCTGCCTGCTCCTTGCCTAGCGCGTACGGTGAGCCATTGCCAACTTGGATAGAGTTGGCGTACACAACGGTCGATGGCTTCACGGACGATGATTCCAGCGTTCGCGCCAGTTGCTCCGCGAATAGCACGTTGCCCCGTCTGACAGTCTCGTCGTCGCCCCGGTTAACGCCGGCTACGTGAACCAGGGTTGTAGCGTTTTCGAGGGCAGTGACAGCCAAATTCGCGTCAAATTTTTCGCCCAACGCAATCGACTCGACTTTTTCACCAAGGGAATGAGCCAGGACCTTCGTGTGCCACCCTAAAAAGCCGTTACTTCCGGTTAATGCAATCGTCACTTCAGTGTTCCTTCCAACGTCGATGCCGTCACTGTCCGCACGCAGTCAGTTTGTACAATTTCGCTTGTCCTTCGGAATCCACGAGGCGCGCGACGCCATCCGTGATGAGATTATCCAAGCCGCGGTAGCCGTGGTCCCATCCCTGGATTTCTTCGTGCCCAAAATCCAAAACGTAGCTGATTTGAAGGCGCCGGACCACTGGGCAAACTGCCGGATCAGCATTCGCCGCATTTAGACCGTCGAATATTTCCGTTGCGTCGTCAGGCACCTCCCCCAGCAAATGTAGCTGGAGAAGCTTCCGCCCTGAGAACGCATAAGCCATGGCGCTCCCATTCCATGGGTTGCCAACCATGGTTGCCCCTTCTGGCACTTCGTTGGGGAGTCTCTTCATCAAGGCCAGCTCATCGGTAGACACCAAAGGGGCATCGTTGGTCAGCTGATAACCGGAAGCCGCCGATGACTGCGCCTCGCGCACGTTTGCCTGCTGCGTGGTAAACCCGAGGATTCCGGTCAAGACTAATGCCACGATTCCGACGGCGTATCCCCGCAGCCTAGCCTCCTGGAACCCAGCCCTGACCTTAGAAATGGGAGGCAGGGCCGCCATGGTCGGGACAATCCATTTGTCCCAGCAACGAACGGCGCCAACTACGGCTAGGGGCAAGATCATCACGGGAAGGAGCGAAGCGAGACGGGGAGAATCGTTGTACCAGACACCTGTAAAAAAGGTCCTCATAGGTCCAAACGGCGCAGAGGCAACGACAACAAACAATCCGGCAATCACGCCATACATGCCGATAAGCCAAGGCTGTGTCCGCCGCAAAATGATTGACACAATGCCAGCGACGGACAGGATCATGACCACCCAGGACACCGGACGCCCAATACCCGAGCTTGTAATCACCTCGCCAATCGCGCGGCCCGTAGTCTCAATCGGCTGCCATGTGGCCGCGCTCTCCACTGGACGGACTGATTGCCAGATAATAATCAGCGCGGACACTCCAAGGAGCAGGACGGCAACCATGCCTGAGAGTGCAAGCGATCGTCTTCCAGTTCGCGCGACAACTCGACGAGTGGAACGAAACCAGATAAACAGCAGCGGGGGCAGCATCAAGGCTAGCAGTGCCATAGTGCTGCTCGGATGGGCAAGCGTCAGACCAGGAAGCACGGTGAACAGCAACAGCCATGACACGGTCCTCGGTTGCAGTAACTGATGACCAAGTCCCAGCGCCTGAAGTCCCAGTCCGATTGCCACCGGCAAGAGGGCGTTACCCAGAAAGTTCGGATATAGGACGCCAAAGTCGAGAAGGAGCAAGGGGAAAGCGCCAAAGGCAGCGGACAGGACTCCTGCTGCGACGCTGACGACAACGCGGTTCCCCACAATCGTCTGAGCCAGGAAAATGCAACCCAAAGGCCAGACAATTGAGCCCACGACTAGGTTGATGATGTTGACGGCGACGGGAATGCTGGCGCCGGTGAACTCGGCCAGCAGCGAGACGAGATCGTGCCATGCTGAGGGGTAGAAAGTGCCTCCGGTCATCGCGCTCACCATAAACGAAGATCCCGAAGCCGTGTCTTGGATGTATCGGATCGCATTCAAGTGAAAGACGTTGTCAAGCGTCTGCGAGAAGGACTCCGGGGTGCCGAAAACGGCCATGAGGCGTCTTCCGATAAGGAATGCCGCGGCGCCAATTGCGGCAGCGTGACCCGCGCCCGCGAGCCAGTTAATGGTTCGTGGCTTGCGGACCGCCATGTCCTTGAAAACGAACCAGGTCACGGCAAGCGCCACCGTCGCCACGACTACCGCCAGGGCGCTCACCGGAACTAGGGACCACTCCAACCCGACGATCGGCGCAATCAGCGCGGCGACTGCCACAATTGAAACAGTGACAGCGGGAGCAATGGCCACCAGAGCCATTCCGCGGACTCTACTTGCCCATACAACCAAGAAGCCTGGGACAAACAGGATTGCCAGTCCCGCGAGAACATACGGGATTGTCGACGACCATGACAAAAGAATCCTCCAAAGCATTTTTATTCAACGGCAGCTGCGGGCGCTTGGACCGAGCCTTCGACCGCCTCCAGAAATCCTACTCGACTTGCAGAGGACGGCGGCCCGACAGGGGCCGAAGCCTCGGAGGCGGGCAGTCAGATTAAGTGCGGATGTGTTGCATCATTTCCACAGCACGCGCCGGCCTGGGCTGTCCTCCCCGTCCTAGGACGACCTGAGCCGCGCCACGGCCTCATGGATGGGTCCGTCAAAGGAGACTTCACCGTGTTGGAGCACGATTCCACGGTCACAAATGCGCGCGACCAGATCCAAGTCGTGGCTGACGACAACGAGCGTCTTGCCTAGGCGCGCCAGTTCCTGAATCTTTTCTACACATTTACGCTGAAAAGGTTCGTCTCCGACCGCAAGAATCTCATCGATCAGGAAAACTTCCGGATCAGTGTGGACGGCGACAGAAAAAGCCAGCCTGAGGTACATTCCGGATGAATAGAATTTGACCTCGGTATCAATGAACTGGCCGATTTCAGAGAATTCGATGATCGATTCGAATTGATCCTTTGTCTCCTGCTCGGTCATCCCCAGGATGGCGGCGTTGAGGTAGACGTTGTCGCGGCCCGTCAGGTCCGGGTGGAAACCCGCTCCGACCTCGATAAGGCCAGCCACCCGTCCCCGGGTTCGTACCGTTCCAGAGTCCGGAAGCATCACACCCGATATGTGTTTGAGCAGTGTCGACTTCCCTGATCCGTTGAATCCAAGGAGCGCTACTGACTC
It includes:
- a CDS encoding polysaccharide biosynthesis protein, which translates into the protein MFKGKTLLITGGTGSFGNTVLKHFLHTDIGEIRIFSRDEKKQDDMRKAYNNDKLKFYIGDVRNIESVREAVRGVDYIFHAAALKQVPSCEFFPMEAVRTNVLGTDNVLTAAIDAGVKKVVCLSTDKAAYPINAMGTSKAMMEKIVIAKSRNVEASETLISCTRYGNVMASRGSVIPLFADQIRAGKPLTVTDPHMTRFLMNLDEAVKLVLFAFEHANQGDLFVQKADASTVGDLATAMKTLFNSDSEINVIGTRHGEKAHETLLTREERAKSEDLGEYFRVPADTRDLNYEKFFDSGDEVSETLEEYTSHNTQQLTVDQIIEKIKTTDYIQDLLPSIKTAS
- a CDS encoding glycosyltransferase family 2 protein; this encodes MLSPITRRVLVIMPAWNEGESVGNTVSEVLALDEGYDVLVVDDGSKDATASIAASAGATVLRLPFNMGVGGAMRAGFKYADRYDYDAVIQVDADGQHNPREIAAVLKGLEIADISIGARFAAKGDYKVSGPRRWAMVFLATVISALAHTKLTDVTSGFRAGNKRAIAQYLDHYPAEYLGDTIDSLVVAVKSGCTVTQIPVAMRPRQGGTPSHNPAKSALYLLRSVFALLFAVTRSRSQIATQEGPA
- a CDS encoding DUF2304 domain-containing protein — translated: MGSTLAPFIFALVMVGIVLELVRRKVFREKYAALWLIIGASALVLAGWPGLLSDLSRLLGVQVASNLLFALCIVLLLGVCLHLSWELSVVEDENRTLAEEVAILRAAVERLDAQLNRLGLADEVPDKSVRMPNGSHTTGKPED
- the wecB gene encoding non-hydrolyzing UDP-N-acetylglucosamine 2-epimerase → MTDAGRRLKVLTIVGTRPEIIRLAATIRRLDRSTDHVLVHTGQNYDYELNEVFFEDLGLRKPDHFLAADTSSLGAVLGSILAKTEQVLLQEKPDAMVVLGDTNSCISALMAKRLKIPVYHMEAGNRCFDENVPEETNRKLVDHVADYNLVYTEHARRNLLSEGLHPSRLLLTGSPMKEVLLGNADAIAASDVLKRQELITGGYFMVSVHREENVDSPERLAEILKALQSVSERYGLPVLVSTHPRTRKRLEEQPEELKRGLRFHPPFGFNDYVRLQQEAKLVLSDSGTISEESSLLGFPAVTLRDAIERPESLDTAAIITTGVKADAIVDAIGIVLDQFETDGPPVIPADYQISDTSRRVVNFIRSTAHTHHQRAGIFVNRDR
- a CDS encoding polysaccharide biosynthesis C-terminal domain-containing protein; its protein translation is MTIALTGSNGFLGWHTKVLAHSLGEKVESIALGEKFDANLAVTALENATTLVHVAGVNRGDDETVRRGNVLFAEQLARTLESSSVKPSTVVYANSIQVGNGSPYALGKEQAGNILEEAARNAGARFVDVKLPNLFGEHGLPFYNSVVATFCHLAADGKSLQIQDDKALTLLHAQTAAEVLLGLHEPEDALGLATTKLVSEVAALIQETAAQYSTGTIPDISGPFERDMFNTYRSFLVGDRLPISLDRKEDARGAFFEVVRSGGGEGQSSFSTTVSGVTRGQHYHRRKIERFTVLSGTAEISMRKLFTDEVVSYHVDGQNPVAIDMPTMWSHKITNIGSDKLYTMFWVNEIFDPASPDTFPEEV
- a CDS encoding DUF6541 family protein, whose product is MALVAIAPAVTVSIVAVAALIAPIVGLEWSLVPVSALAVVVATVALAVTWFVFKDMAVRKPRTINWLAGAGHAAAIGAAAFLIGRRLMAVFGTPESFSQTLDNVFHLNAIRYIQDTASGSSFMVSAMTGGTFYPSAWHDLVSLLAEFTGASIPVAVNIINLVVGSIVWPLGCIFLAQTIVGNRVVVSVAAGVLSAAFGAFPLLLLDFGVLYPNFLGNALLPVAIGLGLQALGLGHQLLQPRTVSWLLLFTVLPGLTLAHPSSTMALLALMLPPLLFIWFRSTRRVVARTGRRSLALSGMVAVLLLGVSALIIIWQSVRPVESAATWQPIETTGRAIGEVITSSGIGRPVSWVVMILSVAGIVSIILRRTQPWLIGMYGVIAGLFVVVASAPFGPMRTFFTGVWYNDSPRLASLLPVMILPLAVVGAVRCWDKWIVPTMAALPPISKVRAGFQEARLRGYAVGIVALVLTGILGFTTQQANVREAQSSAASGYQLTNDAPLVSTDELALMKRLPNEVPEGATMVGNPWNGSAMAYAFSGRKLLQLHLLGEVPDDATEIFDGLNAANADPAVCPVVRRLQISYVLDFGHEEIQGWDHGYRGLDNLITDGVARLVDSEGQAKLYKLTACGQ
- a CDS encoding ABC transporter ATP-binding protein; the encoded protein is MQTLPDTEITAIEINTINKQFVLRHSRSLKETAVWLLKGRKGELTEKFHALKDVALSIKQGESVALLGFNGSGKSTLLKHISGVMLPDSGTVRTRGRVAGLIEVGAGFHPDLTGRDNVYLNAAILGMTEQETKDQFESIIEFSEIGQFIDTEVKFYSSGMYLRLAFSVAVHTDPEVFLIDEILAVGDEPFQRKCVEKIQELARLGKTLVVVSHDLDLVARICDRGIVLQHGEVSFDGPIHEAVARLRSS